The following are encoded in a window of Plasmodium vivax chromosome 10, whole genome shotgun sequence genomic DNA:
- a CDS encoding hypothetical protein (encoded by transcript PVX_097542A), translating to MIQNSKLKTYSVQKCTNCCNTLNKEGTSEDNKIKSFCESFITYTLNLYNDSKINSFVRSKYITYLNYWLNMELKKENKTVKNFMQILDQHLKEGSYEHVVYNELKDKLFDMDSDLYEELHILYNLYINYNKLDDAIKERELCKEHTKQCVDFFNKGIDTYSKTNTSKFYKELVNFWIKYNKVKSKRNGCKDKEILDLPSVNLLIPYAKDKTSKKATHSCQTIKGCNINVFPQRNHLHENTLKILTAHTKYKKLDDESVDENTCTKYCEIPNPLEKNKEAFNLLLAKHATNLEKLSNILTDTSSDDRCSYLLYWTYDKMLSIFNKSTDISQYHSIINKLNDTIIKINTDLTSDKTCPYLISRNIDEWEKEKDMHDYFKNHQKISECNKAESGNCNQYCDYLNYINELYMNYINVCCTCYTNPTSDCIDMCPNYFKCKKEYYPPDLISKLGCPNTNTNPTKSVDEVFADLIIDSDVIRKTNMPYLGTFTKLLSDPFNAIMLQGIASIGFTPLRSLMYKKKRKKNINTNNSHVEPRKKLIYNSESSPKKAKNERIRVAYHSTN from the exons ATGATACAAAACAGTAAGCTCAAAACTTATTctgtgcaaaaatgtacaaactGTTGCAATACACTTAATAAAGAAGGTACTTCTGAAgacaataaaattaaaagtttttGTGAAAGCTTTATAACATATACCTTGAATTTGTATAATGATAGTAAAATTAATTCTTTTGTTCgcagtaaatatataacatatttaaattattggtTAAAcatggaattaaaaaaggagaataaAACGGTTAAAAACTTTATGCAAATTCTTGATCAACATTTGAAAGAAGGATCTTACGAACACGTGGTTTACAATGAATTGAAGGATAAATTATTTGATATGGACAGTGATCTTTATGAAGAATTGCATATCCtgtataatttgtatattaattataataaattagatGATGCTATAAAAGAGAGGGAATTATGTAAAGAACATACTAAACAATgtgttgatttttttaataaaggCATTGATACATATAGTAAAACAAACACaagtaaattttataaagagttggtaaatttttggataaaatataataaagtgAAAAGCAAGAGGAATGGATGCAaagataaagaaatattagaTTTGCCTTCAGTCAACTTATTAATCCCATATGCAAAGGATAAAACTTCCAAAAAAGCAACACATTCATGCCAAACTATTAAAGGGTGCAACATAAATGTATTCCCACAAAGAAATCATCTTCAT gaaaatacattaaaaatattaactgcTCAtactaaatataaaaaattggacgATGAGAGCGTTGATGAGAATACATGTACTAAATATTGTGAAATTCCAAACcctttagaaaaaaataaagaagcatTTAATTTACTTTTAGCCAAACATGCTACTAACTTGGAAAAACTATCCAATATTCTAACAGACACATCTTCAGATGATCGTTGCTCATATTTGCTTTACTGGACATACGACAAAATGCTGAGCATTTTCAACAAAAGTACTGACATAAGTCAATACCATTCTATTATTAATAAACTCAATGAtacaattattaaaattaacacAGATTTGACATCTGATAAAACATGTCCATATCTCATTAGTAGAAATATTGATGAAtgggaaaaggagaaagatatgcatgattattttaaaaatcatcAAAAAATTAGTGAATGTAATAAAGCAGAGAGTGGAAATTGTAATCAGTACTGTGACTATCTcaattatattaatgaaCTGTATATGAATTACATAAATGTCTGCTGTACGTGCTACACCAATCCTACTTCTGATTGTATAGATATGTGTCCAAACTAttttaaatgcaaaaaagagTATTATCCACCCGATTTGATATCTAAATTGGGATGCCCAAACACAAATACAAACCCCACTAAAAGTGTAGATGAAGTATTCGCCGATTTAATCATCGATAGTGATGTTATAAGAAAAACGAATATGCCATATTTAGGTACTTTTACCAAATTATTATCTGATCCTTTTAATGCTATTATGCTACAAGGTATTGCATCCATTGGa TTTACCCCCCTTAGATCATtgatgtataaaaaaaagcgaaagaaaaacataaatacGAACAACTCCCATGTGGAACctcgaaaaaaattgatttacAACTCAGAATCATCCccaaaaaaagcgaaaaatgaGCGAATCAGAGTAGCATATCATTCTACAAATTAG
- a CDS encoding variable surface protein Vir12-related (encoded by transcript PVX_097545A) gives MLQIMVDSLFNKIKRNVNALNDIKVENEYRENCLNYKYWIFGEMWKLHNDKENPKDISNIITEFMKLNGFFKGGRNRGCEFNFIHKELKDLTFLLEKKNLYDYFKNHHKIKKGDICKKENKALFEKYLKSISEAYKNYQVQEKCCHWGASFCPDYFLSCDDVYNPSRLLSLLKSNDKEACDKIGKEDSHITGELKDSVTSTKNVDMYIKYLRCANVTDSRFNQTAIVCQQPGYRPHLSNSLMDRKRIGKTIDSNSTRPIHQLKINENPVNVVLISSQDYNYYNVTSSNTYTPEGIYTLFPEITGNRREAYEKEGKDANKIEEYCKKDNLPEHMKLYCEKSKKYSEYFNKPEYKNETIVELNETISEVEDEPISTSFFTAELLKTLPFRASVMVTLSLGVIMVFFMYYKVKNNSLVYKHLLSLFFINFYELFYYEIFYPVRKLVNWEERQKE, from the exons ATGTTGCAGATAATGGT TGACagtctttttaataaaattaaaagaaatgttAACGCATTAAATGACATTAAAGTGGAAAACGAATATAGGGAGAACTGTTTGAATTACAAATATTGGATATTTGGTGAAATGTGGAAACTGCATAATGATAAAGAAAATCCAAAGGACATCAGCAATATAATTACCGAATTTATGAAACTAAATGGTTTTTTCAAAGGTGGAAGAAATAGGGGTTGTGAattcaattttattcataAGGAACTCAAagatttaacatttttattagaaaagaaaaatttgtatgattattttaaaaatcatcataaaattaaaaagggtgACATctgtaaaaaggaaaataaggctttatttgaaaaataccTTAAATCTATTAGTGAAGCATATAAAAACTACCAAGTTCAAGAAAAATGTTGTCATTGGGGTGCATCATTTTGTcctgattattttttgagtTGTGATGATGTGTATAATCCAAGTAGACTGTTATCGTTATTGAAATCTAATGATAAAGAAGCTTGTGATAAAATAGGAAAAGAAGATTCACATATAACAGGTGAACTAAAAGATTCTGTGACTTCTACAAAAAATGTTGAcatgtatattaaatatttaagatGTGCTAACGTTACTGATTCAAGGTTTAACCAAACAGCAATTGTATGCCAGCAACCCGGATATCGCCCCCACCTAAGTAACTCATTAATGGATAGGAAGCGCATAGGTAAAACAATAGATAGTAATTCAACTCGACCAATCCACCAGTTAAAAATCAACGAAAATCCAGTAAATGTCGTTTTAATCTCCAGTCAAGATTACAATTACTATAATGTGACGAGCTCTAACACGTATACCCCTGAAGGTATTTATACTTTGTTTCCTGAAATTACAGGAAATAGGCGTGAAGCCtatgaaaaagaaggaaaagatgCAAACAAAATAGAAGAATATTGTAAGAAGGATAATTTACCAGAACATATGAAATTATATTGTGAAaaatccaaaaaatatagtgaATATTTCAATAAAcctgaatataaaaatgaaaccaTAGTTGAATTAAATGAAACAATCTCTGAGGTAGAAGATGAACCTATaagtacttcattttttacagctgaattattaaaaacacTTCCGTTCCGTGCATCTGTAATGGTTACACTATCATTAGGAGTAATTATGGTTTTCTTTATGTActataaagtaaaaaataattccttagtatataaacatttactgtcattattttttattaatttttacgagctgttttattatgaaattt TTTACCCCGTTCGGAAGTTGGTTAACTGGGAAGAGAGGCAAAAAGAATAG
- a CDS encoding variable surface protein Vir24-related (encoded by transcript PVX_097540A) — MEKCIFSSFTKLNIYIIDIKSSDLYKFYKHFDGFIEKLHIKDKNCVTNGYNHSNVHSTIERIKSCWDKILEEFKNYNLNSTLCTNYLLYWFYSKIIENKLDVFSIHWIYRNLQLSFLSNKYILDYQNFDNKRAFNINVLRNKKYLYDFVESSENIKKAFVDGTSENKRKYCNYIKEIFKLYKQLKEANRLKLSTPYSGELEAFESKINKEFLEYLEEKCPDNCLKFVFDTNYITLCQPTNYDPNHGVVHTPGLFSNINFLNVSGINNKIQKINILPFLLISFIYFIVDNLHSKIIHISFLFKYECNICILFFFQDSKINDLPSFKIYNELDENTDNTSNTDIKCDEIKEFKNGYPLFIDLCKKVAKNLKKLNETKLAADENISCSYFTYWIYDKLWDTIKNKPEYISGIPAITKLLHLGYKLNNKNSKVGCYYEINLNLDLWKEKKYLHGYFMNFDNINNITNPDNENYKSYCDYLNYIGQLYEKHIGACCTYFHKDDTVKEGTDDDPPIKDDYCPDFFKCNKKYNPYDLLSKFHCDVKSSSKDKEKVFELATFDRYSKLLTKISEKSSKISTAHNVHQSRQLSPVRNVDKTNELKNLFDIVKGDFFYSATVPLFMLMGAFYLFFILYKVKINDVLKRIKILPPLEYGYVGGIAKKERKFIEIFKNTK, encoded by the exons Atggaaaaatgtatattttcatcttttacaaaattaaatatttatattattgacataa AATCATCagatttatataaattttacaaacaTTTTGATGGTTTTATTGAAAAGTTACAtattaaagataaaaattgtgTCACTAATGGTTACAATCATAGCAATGTCCATAGTACGATTGAAAGAATAAAATCATGTTGGGACAAAATTTTggaagaatttaaaaattataatttaaatagtACCTTGTGCactaattatttattatattggTTCTATagtaaaataattgaaaataaattggaTGTTTTTAGTATTCATTGGATTTACCGTAACTTACAATTGTCTTTTCTtagtaataaatatattctgGATTATCAAAATTTCGATAACAAAAGAGcgtttaatataaatgtattgagaaataaaaagtactTATACGATTTTGTAGAATCCtctgaaaatataaaaaaagcttTCGTAGATGGAACTTCAGAAAATAAACgtaaatattgtaattatattaaagaaatatttaaattatacaaacAGTTGAAAGAGGCTAATCGATTGAAGTTATCAACACCATATTCCGGTGAATTAGAAGCTTTTGaaagtaaaattaataaGGAGTTTTTAGAATACTTAGAAGAAAAATGTCCAGATAATTGCCTTAAATTTGTGTTCGATACAAATTACATAACCTTATGCCAACCAACAAATTATGATCCAAATCATGGCGTGGTACATACGCCAGGTTTATTTAgcaacataaattttttaaatgtaagtggaataaataataaaatacaaaaaataaatatattaccgtttttgttaatttcatttatatatttcattgtTGATAATTTACACAGTAAAATTATCCATATAAGCTTTCTATTTAAATATGAATGTAACATATgtattctgtttttttttcaggatagtaaaataaatgatttaccttcatttaaaatatataatgaactAGATGAAAACACAGATAACACATCTAACACCGATATAAAATGTGAcgaaattaaagaatttaaaaatgggtaTCCATTGTTCATAgatttatgcaaaaaagttgctaaaaatttgaaaaaattaaatgaaacaaaattaGCAGCtgatgaaaatatttcttgTTCATATTTCACTTACTGGATATACGATAAACTTTGGgatacaattaaaaataaaccgGAATATATTTCTGGAATACCAGCTATCACAAAACTACTTCATTTGGGATATAAACTTAATAATAAGAATTCCAAAGTAGGTTGTTATtatgaaattaatttaaatttggATTTatggaaagagaaaaaatacttacacggttattttatgaattttgataatattaataatataactaATCCTGATAATGAGAATTATAAGTCATATTGTGACTACCTTAATTATATTGGTCAGTTATATGAAAAACATATAGGGGCATGttgtacatattttcataaGGATGACACTGTTAAGGAAGGTACTGATGATGATCCTCCTATAAAGGATGATTACTGTCCAGATTTctttaaatgtaataaaaaatataatcctTATGATCTCTTATCTAAATTTCATTGTGACGTAAAATCGTCATCGAAAGACAAAGAGAAAGTATTTGAATTAGCAACCTTTGATAGATATTCTAAGTTATTAACGAAAATATCAGAAAAGTCATCGAAAATATCAACTGCACATAATGTTCACCAAAGTAGGCAATTATCACCCGTACGTAATGTTGACAAAACTAATGAATTGAAAAATCTATTTGATATAGTAAAAGGTGATTTTTTCTATAGTGCCACAGTTCCTCTTTTTATGCTCATGGGAgcgttttatttatttttcattttatataaagtaaaaataaatgacgtTTTAAAacgcataaaaat TTTACCCCCTTTGGAATATGGTTACGTAGGAGgaatagcaaaaaaggaaaggaagttTATAGAAATTTTCAAGAATACGAAATAG